From the Achromobacter xylosoxidans A8 genome, the window GCCCGAAAGCGGTCCGGACGCAATTGGGCTGCCTGCCATGCGATGCTGGCGCCCCAATCGCCACCCACGATCACCGCATCATCGGCTCCCTCGCTTTCGATAAGCGCGACCAGGTCGCCAATGACATCCAATGTCGTGAACGCCGCCACATCCGTCGGACTGTCGCTGGCACCATAACCGCGCAAATCCGGGGCCACGGCGCGGAATCCCGCCCGCGCCAGGGCTGGAAGCTGGTGGCGCCAGGCATAAGCGGTCTCGGGGAAACCGTGGCACAGCACGACGAGTGGACCTTCGCCCTGGGCCGTGACATTGAGCGTGATGCCGTTGGCGGTCACATCGCGTGTTTCAAGGTCGATCATCGGGTTAGCTCTCAGGAAGTATCCGGCGCAGCTATAATACCGTAACACTTGTAGTTACGGTATTTCGATCCCATGGCCAATGACACCCGCCTTGCCCGTCTGCTGCACGTCTTGATCCACATGCATTTGCGCGGCGGCACGACCACTTCTGGAACGCTGGCCAAAATGCTGCATACGAATGAGGTGGTGGTTCGCCGATCCATGGCGGCGCTGCGCGCCGCCGGCATGGTGACCTCCACGGGCGGGCGCAATGGCGGCTGGGTACTGGCCAGGGGGCTGGAAACCATCACCGCGCGCGATGTCCATGAAGCCATCGCCCATGGCACGGTCTTTGCCATCGGGCCGGCCGACGACAATCCTGCCTGCCCCGTGGAACGAACGGCGAATCAATTAGTGGCGGATTCCCTGCGCGAAGGCGAGCATGCCTTGCTGCAACGCTTGGGCGCGGTATCGCTTTCCGAGCTTGCCGCGGAGATTGCCTCGCGCGAGGAAGGATGACGCCGTAGAGTTGAATGAGCTACGCAGGCGCAGCTTTTATCGTTGTTCTATCTACTGTTCTTTCAGCCCCAACGACTTCATCAACGGCGCGAACAATTTCTTTTCGTCCTGCACGCGCGCGGCATAGTCGGCCACGCGCAGCGGTAGCGCCTCGGCGCCCGCATCGAGAAAGCGCGCCTGGATCTCCGGCCGCGCGAGCACTTTGTTGATTTCGGCGTTCATGCGATCGACCACGTCATCGCGGGTGCCAGCGGCGGCATACACGCCGAACAGGCTGTCCGCGAACACACCGTCGATGCCGACCTCGGAAAAGGTTCGTATGTCGGGCGCCACGGCAGCGCGTTGCCGGCTCGCCACCGCAAGTACCTTCAGTTTGCCCGCTTGCACCATGGGAAAGACCGTGGCGGGTCCAAACGCGAAGTCGATCTGGCCCGCTGCCAGGTCTTGTATCGCCGGCGCCACGCCGCGATACGGCGCATGGGTAGCCTGCATGCCAGTAGCCTGCTTGAGCAGCTCGCCGGCCAGATGCGGCGTCGTGCCGTTTCCGGCCGAACCGTAATTGAGAGGATCGGGCCGCTTGCGCGCGTATTCCACGAACTCTTCGAGCGTATTGACGCCAAGCGAGGACCGGACAAACAGGAACAGCTGGCTGTTGGCCAGCAAGGCAACCGGCCGCAGGTCTCGCTGCGGATCGAACGGCATGCTGGCGAACATCAGTGGGTTGACCGATTCGGTCGTCGATGGATTGAGCAGGAAGGTATGGTTGTCTCCACCGTTGCGCACAACCTCGGCCCCCGCCACGTTGCCGCCCGCACCGCCCCGATTCTCCACGATAACGGTCTGCTTCAAGGCCTCGGCCAAGTGCGGCTGCACCGTGCGCGCCAGCACGTCGACCAACCCTCCGGGCGCCAGCCCCACCACCAGGCGCACGGGCTTGACGGGCCAGGCCTGAGACGGCGTTTGCGCATGGCTGCCCGTCGCCCAGCCGGTCAGCGCCAGCATCATCATGGCCAGACAACGTCTACGCAACAGCATGCGATTCTCCTTATGGGGGCTCACCCCGCGATCCCGCGCACGGTGCGTCACATGCCGCACCACGGTGAACCGCCTTGATGCCGCATCGCGGCGGCGGCCCTGCATCCGCCGCTCATTCTTCACAAAAGTTTAAGCATAAAGAATCCCGGATAACCCTAACTGCCGGCGACAAGCGCGGCTTGTCGAGACGGCTTCAGTCCAAATGACCTGCCCCCCGCAAATCCGTTTCGTGGCTTCTTCCCGCCCCACTCGGGGCGCTGAAAAGTGACGTGCCCCCCTAACCTGCGCGACTCAGTTATGCATCTTCGTTTTTCCCAACAGTAGAAACACCAAAACTGCTGTCGCTGCCGCAGCAGCTGCCAAGACAAGGAGCTGGAACTGAAAGGCGCTCTCATACACCTGCAGCAAGGAATTTTGTTCCATCATCGGTAGGTGAATCATGGCGTTTTGCAGGTCGCTCATCGCCAGCCGATTCGAAGCCTTTACCAACTCGCTCGTTCTCACGTGACCTGACGCGCCATCCTCGGCTGCAGCTGCCAAGCCCGATAGAATCCGAGCAGACAGGATGGCCCCGACCACTGCGATCGCGATGCCATCCCCAGCCAGACGAATCGCGTTGAAGATCCCCGCCGCCATGCCGGCCCGCTCTTTGGGCACCACGCTGACCGCCAGACCGTCCATAAGTCCCCATGGCAAACCGATACCCGCGCCGATCAGCAGCATCGCAGCCAAGCGGTTACTTTGGACATCGCCAGCAATGCCGTAACCCAACCAGGACAAACCGGCCGCGGCGATGACAAGGCCAATACTTGACAACACTCCGACATTGATCCAGCGCGCCAGTTGGCCTGCGATCAAAGGAACCACCAGTAATGGCGCAGACAACGCAATCATCATCTTCCCCGCCGCCAACGCGCTGTAGCCTTCCATCCCGATGAATCGGGCGGGCAAGATGATGAGCAGCACGATGTATGCATAGGCCGGCGCAACCGCCAACACCTGCACGCCTACAAAGCGCGCGTTAGCGAATAGGGAGAGGTCGAGCATAGGCTTGGCTCGCCGCAGTTCAATGAAGGCGAAGACGATCAACAGTCCAACGGCACTCGCCAAAGAAGTCAGTACCGACGTGTGGCCCCAGCCCTGCTCGGGGGCAAGGATGAGGCCGTAGGTGAGCACAGCGAGCCCGATAGTGAAGGTGATTGCTCCGGGCCAATCCAACCCCGTAGCTTCGGGATCACGTGTTTCACGTGCAAATAGCGCGATCAGGACGGAAGCAAGCAATGCAACCCCTGCCGGCGCTAGAAACACCCAATGCCAACCCACGGTATCGATCAAGAATCCGGCCAGGAACGGACCAAATGCAGCTCCCGCGCCAAAGGTCGTCCCAATCAAACTGAAAACACGAGTGCGTGCGTGTCCGTCGAACTCCTGTGTCAATGCGGCCATTGCGCCCGCGAACGCCGCAGCTGCCCCCAGCCCCTGGATCAACCTCAAAATGTCGATCCACAGAACGGATTGCATGAAAGGAATTGCAGCCGTAACGAGCGCGAACAGGACCATGCCAGCCAACCACAGCAGCTTGCGCCCATACGTGTCCGCCAGACTCCCTGCAGCTAGCGTCGCACTGCCGTAGGTAAGGATGTAGGCGTTGATGATCCAAGTAAGTTCCGCGGCGCTCCCCCCAAGGGCCTGATTGATTGAGGGCACCACCACAGCGGGGCCGGCGATGCTTAATGGGATGACCGCTGCTGTCAGGCAGCCAGTCAAGATTAATGGGGCTTTGTAGGCTGTCGAGCCTGCGGCTGAAGTGCTGACTGTCATCGGGTATCCAGGCAATAGGCCAAAGCCACGCAGGAATCCTCACGCCGCTGCTGGCTAAGGCGTGGGCGGAGTTCCGCTGTGGCACTCCCAATTAATGCTACAGAGGAATCAATATGGCAAAAATATGGGTAAATTCATCGCTGACATGACTAATTTGTCACTTATTGGAGGCGGAATGGATAGCCTGAGTGGTATGACAATTTTTGTGCTGGTCGCTGAGGTGCGTAGCTTCGCGGCTGCTGGGCGCCAATTGGGCGTCTCCGCATCGGCAATCAGCAAGGGGGTAGCCCGGCTCGAGGAAAAACTCGGCGTGCGCCTATTTCAGCGCAGTACCCGCAGCGTCGGCTTGACACCAGAAGGCACCCTGTTCCTTGAGCGCTGTCGACGGATCCTGGCTGAAATCGCCGCGGCAGAGAATGAATTGACCAGCACAACCGCCAGTCCTAAGGGCCGCCTGCGGGTGAGTCTGCCATTGGTCAGCGGTCTGATGCTGCCGGCAATATCGGCCTTTGCACATCGCTACCCTCAGATTGAGCTGGATCTGGACTTCAGCGACCGGCTAGTGGACGTCATCGCCGAAGGCTTCGATGCCGTGGTGCGTACGGGCGAACTCAGCGACTCCCGTTTGTTAAGCAAGCGCCTGGGCAGCAGCCGCTTCGTGTATGTCGGTGCGCCTGGTTACTTCGCACAACGAGGGACGCCGCTCCATCCGGAAGAACTGACGCAACACGCCTGTCTGATGCACCGATTTCCGACTACTGGCACGCTAGAGAAATGGCCATTTGTCCGCCCGCCATCGGAAACGGTGATTCGTCTGACGGCCAGCATGACCAGCAACCACGTCGAGACGCTACTGCATATGGCAGTGCAGGGCCACGGCATTGCCTGCCTGCCTGACTTTGCCGTTCAACCGGCATTGGAAAGTGGCGCGCTTCAGATTGTGCTGGATCGGTGGGCGGGTAGTTCCAGCACGTTTTGGGTCCTATGGCCGTCCAATCGGCAGCTATCTCCCCGAGTCCGGGCATTTGTAGATTTCATGGCAGAGAACCTATTTACTGAACCGAATCTTGTTTAGAAATTCGACTGAACTTCGGCATCAGTGTGGTTCGACGCTCGCCAGCTTCCCCCAATATGTAACAACCCGCCCCCTCCCCCTTGAACCCTAGAACATCATCCCTATAATTAGCACTCGACACCGGTGAGTGCTAACAAGCGTTCCCGGGCCTAACCGATCATTCCCTTCTCTTTTAGCAACAGGAGTTCCTCATGGCCTTGCGTCCCCTGGGCGATCGCGTGATCGTCAAACGCCTCGAAAACGAGCGCAAGACTGCATCGGGCATCGTTATCCCCGACAGCGCCGCTGAAAAGCCCGACCAGGGTGAAGTCGTGGCCGTCGGCCCCGGCAAGAAGACCGAAGACGGCAAGATCCTGCCGGTCGACCTGAAGGCTGGCGACAAGGTTCTGTTCGGCAAGTACGCCGGCCAGTCCGTGAAGGTTGACGGCGAAGAGCTGCTCGTCATCCGCGAGGACGAAATCCTCGCCGTGGTCCAGTAAACCCCGCCTCAAACGAATTTTCGAAGGAAGCTAAGAAATGGCTGCCAAGCAAGTATTGTTCGGTGACGACGCCCGCGTGCGCATCGTCCGCGGCGTGAATGTTCTCGCCAACGCTGTCAAGACCACCCTGGGTCCCAAGGGTCGCAACGTCGTGCTGGAGCGCTCGTTCGGCGCCCCGACCGTGACCAAGGACGGCGTCTCCGTCGCCAAGGAAATCGAACTGAAGGACAAGTTCGAAAACATCGGCGCTCAGCTGGTCAAGGACGTTGCCTCCAAGACCTCCGACAACGCCGGTGACGGCACCACCACCGCCACCGTGCTGG encodes:
- a CDS encoding RrF2 family transcriptional regulator, whose translation is MANDTRLARLLHVLIHMHLRGGTTTSGTLAKMLHTNEVVVRRSMAALRAAGMVTSTGGRNGGWVLARGLETITARDVHEAIAHGTVFAIGPADDNPACPVERTANQLVADSLREGEHALLQRLGAVSLSELAAEIASREEG
- a CDS encoding Bug family tripartite tricarboxylate transporter substrate binding protein, whose translation is MLLRRRCLAMMMLALTGWATGSHAQTPSQAWPVKPVRLVVGLAPGGLVDVLARTVQPHLAEALKQTVIVENRGGAGGNVAGAEVVRNGGDNHTFLLNPSTTESVNPLMFASMPFDPQRDLRPVALLANSQLFLFVRSSLGVNTLEEFVEYARKRPDPLNYGSAGNGTTPHLAGELLKQATGMQATHAPYRGVAPAIQDLAAGQIDFAFGPATVFPMVQAGKLKVLAVASRQRAAVAPDIRTFSEVGIDGVFADSLFGVYAAAGTRDDVVDRMNAEINKVLARPEIQARFLDAGAEALPLRVADYAARVQDEKKLFAPLMKSLGLKEQ
- a CDS encoding MFS transporter, which gives rise to MTVSTSAAGSTAYKAPLILTGCLTAAVIPLSIAGPAVVVPSINQALGGSAAELTWIINAYILTYGSATLAAGSLADTYGRKLLWLAGMVLFALVTAAIPFMQSVLWIDILRLIQGLGAAAAFAGAMAALTQEFDGHARTRVFSLIGTTFGAGAAFGPFLAGFLIDTVGWHWVFLAPAGVALLASVLIALFARETRDPEATGLDWPGAITFTIGLAVLTYGLILAPEQGWGHTSVLTSLASAVGLLIVFAFIELRRAKPMLDLSLFANARFVGVQVLAVAPAYAYIVLLIILPARFIGMEGYSALAAGKMMIALSAPLLVVPLIAGQLARWINVGVLSSIGLVIAAAGLSWLGYGIAGDVQSNRLAAMLLIGAGIGLPWGLMDGLAVSVVPKERAGMAAGIFNAIRLAGDGIAIAVVGAILSARILSGLAAAAEDGASGHVRTSELVKASNRLAMSDLQNAMIHLPMMEQNSLLQVYESAFQFQLLVLAAAAAATAVLVFLLLGKTKMHN
- a CDS encoding LysR family transcriptional regulator, which gives rise to MDSLSGMTIFVLVAEVRSFAAAGRQLGVSASAISKGVARLEEKLGVRLFQRSTRSVGLTPEGTLFLERCRRILAEIAAAENELTSTTASPKGRLRVSLPLVSGLMLPAISAFAHRYPQIELDLDFSDRLVDVIAEGFDAVVRTGELSDSRLLSKRLGSSRFVYVGAPGYFAQRGTPLHPEELTQHACLMHRFPTTGTLEKWPFVRPPSETVIRLTASMTSNHVETLLHMAVQGHGIACLPDFAVQPALESGALQIVLDRWAGSSSTFWVLWPSNRQLSPRVRAFVDFMAENLFTEPNLV
- the groES gene encoding co-chaperone GroES, giving the protein MALRPLGDRVIVKRLENERKTASGIVIPDSAAEKPDQGEVVAVGPGKKTEDGKILPVDLKAGDKVLFGKYAGQSVKVDGEELLVIREDEILAVVQ